In Chitinophaga nivalis, a single genomic region encodes these proteins:
- a CDS encoding TlpA family protein disulfide reductase has protein sequence MHCQKPIIICNLLLAALTVSGQQVTIEGVWKHTADPVIVAALPVDGKQFEGAANRILIDTLTGTFRQHFPLSQPGFITVTNAWNSRQFFASPGKVYTITGDSSLVMLKGDQQEGQELLQDLKLAEDTREDATLLNGIATAEGRVSKVKDMIRQKQKAVAQLHDSGKINDAFFKALHAAIQRYYIDLLSTNFYFEYRSKEDNVAGVKAFRTEYLPVWKKLYEDQAIFNNLLPATGYLSVLGRYSAYREIADSGRLIFTQKKGNYRMDDIDYFRKVLKGPALEYAWADFIVSGINMNLYESAWKNYYNQFRKTFPQSKLTPLLSGYIDKITAYEKAASNPNNGAEFLAGYDKMKQLKEVFAALKGKVSYIDLWATWCVPCRAELQYSLELHDTLHQLGVQSLYLSLDNEAADAKWKEMVKHLPLKGLNMRTSNELHQDINDNLPRYTGIPRYIILDKNGDVVVWDAKRPSDKLELITQLKQYL, from the coding sequence ATGCATTGTCAAAAACCAATCATTATTTGTAACCTGTTACTTGCTGCACTTACGGTAAGCGGGCAGCAGGTAACTATTGAAGGCGTGTGGAAACATACTGCCGATCCGGTTATCGTGGCTGCGTTACCGGTAGATGGAAAGCAATTTGAAGGAGCGGCTAACCGTATCCTGATAGACACGCTGACAGGGACCTTCCGGCAGCATTTTCCACTGTCTCAGCCAGGGTTTATTACGGTGACCAACGCCTGGAATTCCCGGCAATTTTTTGCTTCGCCGGGTAAGGTCTATACCATAACAGGAGATAGTTCACTGGTGATGCTAAAAGGTGACCAGCAGGAAGGACAGGAACTGTTACAAGACCTGAAATTGGCGGAAGACACCCGTGAAGATGCGACGTTATTGAATGGCATTGCCACTGCGGAAGGCAGGGTTAGTAAGGTTAAGGATATGATACGGCAAAAACAGAAAGCCGTGGCACAATTACACGATTCCGGTAAAATCAATGATGCCTTTTTTAAGGCATTACATGCCGCTATTCAGCGATATTATATTGATTTACTGTCCACCAATTTCTATTTCGAATACCGAAGTAAAGAAGACAATGTAGCAGGCGTAAAGGCATTCCGTACAGAGTATTTGCCTGTATGGAAAAAATTGTATGAAGATCAGGCTATCTTCAATAACCTGCTACCTGCTACTGGTTACCTTTCTGTTTTAGGCCGGTATAGTGCTTACCGTGAGATTGCTGACAGCGGGAGATTGATATTTACACAAAAAAAGGGGAATTACCGCATGGATGATATTGACTATTTCAGAAAGGTACTCAAAGGTCCTGCTTTGGAGTATGCCTGGGCAGATTTCATCGTATCCGGAATTAATATGAACCTTTATGAATCAGCCTGGAAAAACTATTATAACCAGTTTCGGAAAACATTTCCGCAGAGTAAACTCACCCCTTTACTGAGCGGGTATATTGATAAGATAACCGCCTATGAAAAAGCGGCATCCAATCCGAACAACGGTGCTGAATTTTTAGCAGGATATGATAAAATGAAACAGTTAAAAGAAGTGTTTGCCGCCCTGAAAGGTAAGGTTAGCTATATTGATCTTTGGGCTACCTGGTGTGTACCTTGTCGTGCAGAGCTGCAATATTCGCTGGAGCTACACGATACCCTGCATCAACTGGGGGTACAATCGCTTTACCTTTCATTGGATAATGAGGCGGCTGATGCAAAGTGGAAGGAAATGGTGAAGCATCTTCCTTTAAAGGGGCTTAATATGCGTACGAGTAATGAGCTGCATCAGGATATAAATGATAACTTACCAAGGTATACTGGCATTCCCAGGTATATTATCCTGGATAAGAACGGGGACGTGGTGGTGTGGGATGCCAAAAGACCCAGCGATAAACTGGAGCTGATAACACAGCTGAAACAATATCTGTAG